One Xiphophorus maculatus strain JP 163 A chromosome 23, X_maculatus-5.0-male, whole genome shotgun sequence genomic window, ATCTGATAAGGTTGTATGTTTCTTGCATTGTGAGTTACTGTATCTCTTGTGTTGATTGAACTTatgcaataaaacaatacaaaggaAATCCAATATGGAAGACATCACACTGTAGAAATCAAATCTGATAGTAAATTAAACTTTGTGTTATTCCTACTTATTCATGTACTATTGTATTCATGTACTATATGTACTATTGTATTATTGggacaacaaaaaaagtaatattaatCTGTTTTCAGATGAAGCATTGAACTAACAAGATATTCACAAGATCATTATGcctgaaatacttttttgattCTACATATTTCTCTACATACAGAATTATTTAATGAGAACCTGCCAAAAAAAGAAACGTGAAtttgttacaaaatgtttttgtacactCATTAAGAAGTATGACCCttcatgtttttcatcatttcaccaGTTTCCTGATACTCACCACATCACTGCTCCCTTCAGCTGCATAATCCTTGAGCCTTTGCCCAACCTCAGTCTCTGCAGGCATTAGCAGCAGTCGCCATTAGCTTCCTTCTGGTCGTCACCCGCTCTCCGGCCTTCTCCTTTCCATCATCCcactgtcctgttttttttccccaactctCTGTTGAGTTCACTTGTCCATCGTTGTCCTATATTACTTTCATAACTATAATACTCAGTTCAGTCTTTAGACTAATCAAATTAGTCAAACTAGAATATACTTCTGTAAATACACAAGTCTCCTCCAGAGACTATCTACTTTCCTACACAGTTCCAGAAACCACAAGAAATCAAAAGTAATTGTgcaaaaaatttctttttttcactcattAGTGAATGAATGACTTAAAGAATGATGtctaaaaacacagatttttggAGTAAAATACTAATTTCATTCTAAAATATACTAAATGTCAATGTCCTACCAACACAGTACCTCCAGCAGGTTTAAGCTGACTCCTTTGTTAGTGTCCATTTCAACAGCTGTAAATCTGCTGCAACGTGGCTTCTTTTCCAACCATGAACATTGGCATATTTGAAAACGTGTTTTTGGCAGAtgtaaacataaagaaatgaagTGCAGCGGTGGCTTCTGATGCAGCCATGTACAGTATATTGGGTATTTGCTGTCATGGAGGGTGTACAACAGTGTAGTCCAGAGATTTGCCAAATGGACCTAAGACACCAAGAGACATTGGAGAGAAGTCCTAACCTTTtctcagagaaaaacagagcttTTTTGTTGAAGCTCACTAACAAGAAAAAAGTATAGGTTACCTATATTTAACCTTTAACACTTAAAGGCTTTGTGCTTTAAGTgcacaaatatttacaacagGGTTGCTATTATGTATATCAAAAATATAAGTGAGAGCCTTGCattattgtgttttgtaaatatgcaaattatGTAATCCAAAAATGGGAAAAGTAGAAAACTGAGGCCTTTCTGGAGGTGACGTGTATTTACATGAGTGTATTCTGGTTGACTAATTTAATTAATCTGAAGATTGAACTAATCTCATAGCTATGAAAGTAGCTTAGGATAATGAGGGACAAGTGAACTCAACATTTGAGGAAAGAACCTGGGTGGATGATCTTTAAATTACACCACCAGGAGAATTATTCTCATGTAACTCAGAAAGTTGAGGCCATTTAATCACAACTCAAGCTGAGGATATTCTCAGATGGTGGATCCTGAGTCAGTCTGTTGTGATAAAGTGCCCAACCAAAAACCAAAACTCTTGATTTACCTTTCTGTCTATGTATTGCTCCTCACCATTGCCTTTTTACACAATTCTGCTTGATGCTCATCTCCATTTAGTGCTCTGAAGTGGACATTGTCCCACTGAGCCAAAGTCCTCTGATATAATTTTAACCAgcccaatcagcaaacagaagaagttgtgaacggGGGCATCAAttttctgagctgttttagaattgtaatCTGCCTGTAGTTTGCAAATGGCAGCAGAGAAAGTGAGCAAAACCTTTCAGTCCATGTTGCCCATTCGTCCAAAAACTGAATTAGAGCTAATAGCTGCTTCATTCAGCTCATTGCTTCTCTCTTAACAGTGAGGGATGGTGGCTTATAGCACAGggaatttctggtaagcttcatagtgtcAAACATCAGCTATTTACTCTGCAGAAAGTCGCCAACCTTTATGATCTCTCTCCTTCTAAGGATTTGCTGACTCATCTCTGTGATTTTATGTGGACTACCACTCAGATTCTGCCATATTCTCTGCAGTAATGAAGCATGCCTCTTTGTCTGTTAATCCAATAGATAAGTTTAGGTTTAAGATTATAGCATGAGGTTGTATTTCAGGAACAAGGTTTTACACATAAGCTCCATTAAAAGGAAACTACCTGCAAGAGAGTTTTATGCTCCCAACATTGTGAGAACAATTTGGAAATTACTTCTTCCTGCTACAAAGTGACTGTGCACTAATGTGCAAAGCACAGTTCATGAAGATACAAATTTGTGAATGTAATGTAGAAGAGCTGGACCAGTCCTGTGGGACTAATTAGCGCACCAATAGTCCTTCTCAACAAACTTCAGTGTCTTGACCAATCAAAATATCTCATATGATTTTAAGCCCTTTGAATTAAGAATGGGAAGTGTCCATTGGCACAATGTCAACTAATTTTCAGCAGTACAGTGTAcaatgaaattattttgatcACTTCATAAGTTCAGAACCAAATCTAATCAAAAATCTATGACTAGAACGAAATGTTTATATTCACAGATGCTTTCCATTCTATATGACTAAGTTTGAgcaatttctaaataaaatgagcCAAATTTCCATTTTCATATTTGCAAAGTTGGCAACAAAGGATTCTCCAAAAGACATGGAAAACTGATCTTTATCATTTAACATATGAAAGATGATCCTgtaaagcacaggtgtcaaactctagtcctcaagggccgctgtcctgcagtttctagatgtgccacaggtaaaaaacactgaaatgaaatggcttaattacctccttcttgtgtagatcagttcttcagagtcttgctaatgacctaattattacATTCAGGTGTGGTACAGCAgaagcacatctaaaagttgcaggacaccggcccttgaggactggagtttgacacccctgctgtaaaGTACTGACTCTAGGTCAaaggtgcccaaagtgggtcttcaagggccggcatcctgcatgttttagttctctccctggtttaacgcacctggatcaaatgatggctcgttagaaggcctaagaagaacattgacatgctgaaaaggttgttggtaccaccagggaaagaactaaaccgtgcaggatgccggccgtcgaggacccactttgggcacccctgctgtAGGTGGTATAAATGCTCACCATAACGATtagtaaaaattaatttttcttttcttttccctccactttacaaaatttgctttttaatgtttatctATGACAATAAATCCCAATATAAAATTGGAAGTTCCTGTAAAATCCTCATGCTCTCATTTATAgagtttaattgttttattcacgcatttccattttgaatttttttttccttgtgccTGTATAACTTGCTATTACTTCAGAAGTATTAGTAATCACAAATCCTACAGTACCACTGTAAGGCTAttataaaatcaacatttttatggagtctgcttcagttttttttaacagcatgATACTGAAAGACTCAGCATTTCAGAAATAATAGAATTTACGTGGACTCTCTCATAATTAACAGggattttaaatgtgaaaatctggaaaatgttaACGGTCTACgataaagacaaaaatctgaCCAGGTAATGGCAGTGGGTGAAAGCCATCTGATTATAAAAATCATAGGACGATACAACTTCTGGTTGTATCAACtaattacagataaaaataactgaaagcTTGTCTATTTGCTTCAAATCACCTAAGAAATGCCAGTTGGTAGAAATTATTCCACTCTGAAATGAACTTCATTGTGGCACCAAGCCCCCTTTTATTGTATATTCTTTCGTAGCCAATCAGATGCATTTGACAGTCTGTACGACCACACCTCCCTCAGTTTCTTAAGCTTTATCTGTCCTTATGAAGACAGTAGCAACATGACTCTGCTATGGCTTGTACTGTTCCTTCTTCATCAAGGATGTAAGtggatttaaaaacagaatcttGTCTTATtgaaggtctttttttttgttttattttatctctgaTCTGTAAgcagtttctttaaaactgaTCTTTATCATTTaacatgttgcttttttctACTGCAGGTACTTTAGTTCCCGTGGTCACAGTCCAGCCCGGGGAGCCCGTGACTTTGAAATGCGTAATGACTGAgaagtttgaaactgtgacatggGTTCACTGGTACAAGCAAAGTGCAGGAAATACTCTGATATTAATTGCAATGATGCGTAAAAGTACAACTACAACGCCCACCTACGGCCCGGGATTCTCAAAATCAAGATTCCACATAACATATATTGGAAACATCAGCAATCTGATCATGTCGTCAACAGTAGAACAAGATGAGGGAATGTACCATTGTGCATATATGGACTGGACTGAATCTACTTGGACTGGGACCTATTTGTCATTAAGAGGTAAAtatcctttgtgttttttcataccaaaaacttttatttagtaACACTGGGGCAGTATTATTTGGAGTTAAAATATCTGAAGCCcttcttaatattttatttctccagTTTCTCCTTCACAATTTAGAGAATGAAAAGGGCAAAACAAACTCTTGTTTGTAAAATGGCTTAAATTATTCTTATTCTAATACCATTGATATATAAATTGTCAGaaaaaatttcagtttaattttattttgtaacagaATGTGCtctcagtaaaaacatttttaataaaaaatcagaTATTCCACAACAGTTAGTTTTCTTACACAATCTGGAAAACAGAGTTAACACCATCGTTGTTGTGGgagatttaggtttaaagtattttaatttgactaatatatttattatcttTGGAAGTAATACTGACAGATTGGAGGAGACAAGCAGGAATCCTGACTTTAATCAAATGGAGAGTTTGTGTAGGTAGCTACAGATTAGGGTGATGATAAAGAACTTTTCAACCTCAAAGATTTAGAGCTGATCTCCaaataccagtggaaacatacaaaaagctggtgagaaacaaaacaatggtTATCTGCAATGgatataaagattttttttacatattaataaaGGCATACATAATTTCCAACATGCACTGAATATAAATTTGAAGAACAACTTTGGGCTTAGCTAAGATAAAGACTTTGACCTACatgttaaaattgttaaatccatcttttaaaaaaatgactgagttatttaaaaaaatcctcagTTATTAATAGAcaatggtaaaaacaaacacatttttagtaTTAGTATTTCGACTTTCAGCTTAAATCAAGATGCTAAATCTCTTTATAGCTGTGTTCCTTATTGTCTTCACAGAAAACCCTCAGAGGATTTCGAGCTTCACTGTTGTTCAGGAGCCAACAGTTTCTAATCCCGCCAGTGAAACAGACTTAGAAACTCTGCAGTGTTCGGTTCTCTCCGACTCTGTAAATGCAACCTGCTCAGGAGAACCCAGTATGTTCTGGTTCAGAGCCAGATCAGACACATCCTATCCAGATTTCATCTTCGCTGAGGGAAAAATACctgaaaactgtgaaaagacaacaaacaaTCAGAAGAAATGTAGTTATAATTTCACTAAAGTTGTCAAATCATCTGAAGCTGCCATTTATTACTGTGCTGTGGCCACATGTGGgcagattttatttggaaatggaaCAAACCTTGTAAAGAGCAAACAAGGTATTGTGCGTATTTTGCCATTTGTGCTATCATAGAAAAATCATGCTTTTCTGAATCAATGATATTCTTATCTGTCTTTGTTTCCTAGATGAAAAAACAAGTATTGTAAGGATTATGTTGGTGATTATATTAATCTGCTTGGCCATTTCTGTGAccttgaatattatttttatttattaccgAATTCAAAGATCAGCCTGTACTCAATTTAAGGGTAAGTGTAATTTACTAAGCTAATTTTTTAAAGCCACAGTCACATTAACTACCATGTCCTATTTACACAGAGAGTTCCTCTTCTCAACCAAGACACAATGACTTAAGGCAACCAGGAAATGAGGTAAGTAATATTGAACTAGAATTATCATTATTACAGTTGACTTACAGTAATAATGAACAACACAGCTGGTTGTAACAAAATGAATTGAAATAGATGTACTTTTATCTTTTTCCGCAGACTGACAATGGAAAGGATCTGAATTATGCTGCATTGCATTTCTCTGAAAGGAAAGAGCCAAGAGgaataaagaaaagagaactGAAGACTGAAGAAAGTGTATATTCACGAGTTAAAGGACAGATGTCAATATGATTGACTCTAGGTTTATATACTGACATTGTGATAAAAGACAGTTCAGTATTTTCAGATTCATTGCAACGGTGAAGAGTGAgacagtttgtaaaaataatttttgtaaatatttttttcagggtttttatcagtttaatgAAATGGCCTCAAATTCTTATGTATTGAAAAAATTCACCTAAATGAGGTACTTTATGTGTCTGAAATAAAGCAGCTTTTATGTTTCTCTTCAATTAACAACAATGTgcttaaaaatctaaacaaattcatgaataaatattttgatgaaGTAGTTTCAATTTATGTTGACTGAGCTACACATTGTTTTGATGAACACATTTTAGGAGATACCAAATAAAACTAATCGCTAGTGATGGGCTCTTCTCGGTTACAAGGATTTTCCACTTGTAATGCCTACATTGTCTCATCCACATGTTAATCCAACTCTTTTTCACTGTGGTTTTTTCACTGTGGTCACTGTGGTCACTCAGGAGACCTTCGGTCATTGATTGGCGAGGGGTTGGAATCACTAGCTTTGTCTCAGGAGCAACTCTCACGCTCAAAGTTGCACACATCCACTGCATCACAACCCCACCCACTCTAGCTGTTACTCAATTGTAATGGAAAACCACCTGAACTGTGTTGAGCTCAGTCGAGCTGCGCTGAGTAGATACTAGTAGAAAAAAGAttacaaaatacataatttcaaagttttatcattttacagaTCAGATCCCTGGTAAAAGGTTCAGCACACTAACAGTTCATTACTTGCTGGAGTAGTTTATGCTACAAAGATTATCATGGCAAGAGAGAGACCTCATATGTCAGATAATGGAGGAGTAATTCATCAGTACTGATGTTACC contains:
- the LOC102217017 gene encoding uncharacterized protein LOC102217017; the protein is MTLLWLVLFLLHQGCTLVPVVTVQPGEPVTLKCVMTEKFETVTWVHWYKQSAGNTLILIAMMRKSTTTTPTYGPGFSKSRFHITYIGNISNLIMSSTVEQDEGMYHCAYMDWTESTWTGTYLSLRENPQRISSFTVVQEPTVSNPASETDLETLQCSVLSDSVNATCSGEPSMFWFRARSDTSYPDFIFAEGKIPENCEKTTNNQKKCSYNFTKVVKSSEAAIYYCAVATCGQILFGNGTNLVKSKQDEKTSIVRIMLVIILICLAISVTLNIIFIYYRIQRSACTQFKESSSSQPRHNDLRQPGNETDNGKDLNYAALHFSERKEPRGIKKRELKTEESVYSRVKGQMSI